From the Serratia nematodiphila DZ0503SBS1 genome, one window contains:
- a CDS encoding trypsin-like serine peptidase, translating to MRISVLLLLCSLPLIAAQAARADGPSKAEQTRLFFGKDERIKVTDTAAQPWQAIGQVETASGNLCTATLISPHLALTAGHCVLAPPGQLDKAIALRFVAGDKSWQYQTGDIETLVDSKLGKKLKPDGDGWIVPPAAAAYDFALIRLKDKKPLPIAPLPLWQGDSKALTQALKQAKRLITQAGYPEDHLDDLYSHQNCKVTGWAQQGVLSHQCDTLPGDSGSPLLLKTADGWQLIAIQSSAPAAKDRYRADNRALAVPGIRDALDALAAGK from the coding sequence ATGCGCATATCCGTTTTACTGTTGCTGTGCTCACTCCCGCTCATCGCTGCTCAGGCGGCACGCGCCGACGGCCCGTCCAAGGCCGAGCAAACGCGTCTGTTTTTCGGCAAAGATGAACGAATCAAGGTCACGGATACCGCCGCCCAGCCGTGGCAGGCCATCGGCCAGGTCGAAACCGCCAGCGGCAATCTGTGTACCGCCACGCTGATCTCCCCGCACCTGGCGCTGACCGCCGGCCACTGCGTGCTGGCGCCGCCCGGGCAACTGGATAAAGCCATCGCTCTGCGCTTTGTGGCAGGCGATAAATCCTGGCAGTATCAAACCGGCGATATCGAGACCCTGGTCGACAGCAAGCTGGGCAAAAAGCTGAAGCCGGACGGCGATGGCTGGATTGTCCCGCCCGCTGCGGCCGCTTATGATTTTGCGCTGATCCGTCTGAAAGACAAAAAGCCGCTGCCGATCGCACCGTTGCCGCTGTGGCAAGGCGACAGCAAGGCGCTGACCCAGGCCCTGAAACAGGCCAAACGGCTGATCACTCAGGCGGGTTACCCGGAGGATCATCTGGATGACCTCTACAGCCACCAAAACTGCAAGGTCACCGGCTGGGCCCAGCAAGGCGTACTGTCGCACCAGTGTGATACCCTGCCCGGCGACAGCGGCTCACCGCTGCTGTTGAAAACCGCCGACGGCTGGCAGCTGATCGCCATCCAAAGCTCGGCGCCGGCGGCGAAAGATCGCTATCGCGCCGATAACCGCGCCCTGGCGGTGCCCGGCATCCGCGACGCGCTGGACGCCCTGGCGGCGGGCAAGTAG
- the asr gene encoding acid resistance repetitive basic protein Asr → MKKVLALVVAAAMGLSSVAFAAEAATTAPAATATTATAAPAKAQVKHHGKKAPVQKAQAAKKHHKKAVKKAPAQKAQAAKKHHKKTSHKKA, encoded by the coding sequence ATGAAAAAAGTATTAGCTCTGGTTGTTGCCGCTGCAATGGGTCTGTCTTCCGTGGCTTTCGCTGCCGAGGCTGCCACCACCGCACCTGCGGCAACCGCAACCACCGCCACCGCTGCGCCGGCTAAAGCTCAGGTGAAACACCACGGCAAGAAAGCGCCGGTACAGAAAGCGCAGGCGGCCAAGAAGCATCACAAAAAAGCCGTGAAGAAAGCCCCGGCGCAAAAAGCCCAGGCGGCTAAAAAGCACCACAAGAAAACCAGCCACAAAAAAGCGTAA
- a CDS encoding alpha/beta fold hydrolase: protein MNEIVIRYGVTEQGEVPLAYEDWGDEAHPPLLLIMGIGAQLLLWPDDFCRALVAQGFRVIRYDNRDVGLSGKTQAQRTQPLWLLMLRAQLGWQTPVPYTLADMATDAAHLLDHLRIPQAHVLGASMGGMIAQVLAAEYPQRVASLCILFSSTNQPLLPPPAPSLLWLLVRRPAADLTLQQRHEGMKAFLRALGTRFYPPEEAELDALVNRLLKRGVDPEGVQRQLSALLGSGDLRRYSRRIAAPTLVIHGDRDRLVRKAGGVAIARAVVNAKLHIMPGMGHDLPAPLRLQLAAMIARHALG from the coding sequence ATGAACGAGATAGTGATTCGTTATGGCGTAACCGAACAGGGCGAGGTGCCGCTGGCCTATGAGGACTGGGGCGATGAGGCGCACCCGCCGCTGCTGCTCATCATGGGCATCGGCGCGCAGCTGTTGCTGTGGCCTGATGACTTCTGCCGCGCCCTGGTGGCTCAGGGGTTTCGGGTGATCCGTTATGACAACCGCGATGTCGGCCTTTCCGGCAAAACGCAGGCGCAACGCACGCAGCCGTTGTGGCTGCTGATGCTGCGCGCCCAGCTCGGTTGGCAAACGCCGGTGCCTTATACCCTGGCGGACATGGCGACGGATGCGGCGCATCTGCTCGATCATTTACGCATCCCGCAGGCTCACGTACTTGGCGCTTCGATGGGGGGGATGATCGCCCAGGTGCTGGCCGCTGAATACCCGCAGCGCGTCGCCTCGTTATGCATCTTGTTCTCCAGCACCAATCAGCCGCTGTTGCCACCGCCGGCGCCTTCGCTGCTGTGGCTGTTGGTGCGCCGGCCGGCGGCCGATTTGACGCTGCAGCAGCGCCACGAGGGAATGAAGGCCTTCCTGCGCGCGCTCGGTACCCGGTTTTATCCGCCGGAGGAGGCGGAGCTGGATGCATTGGTGAATCGGTTGTTGAAGCGGGGCGTGGATCCCGAAGGCGTGCAGCGGCAACTTTCCGCGTTGCTCGGCAGCGGCGATCTGCGTCGCTACAGCCGGCGCATAGCCGCGCCGACGCTGGTCATTCACGGCGATCGCGATCGGCTGGTACGCAAGGCGGGTGGAGTGGCGATCGCCCGCGCGGTCGTCAACGCCAAATTGCATATTATGCCGGGCATGGGGCATGACCTGCCTGCGCCGTTGAGGCTGCAGCTGGCGGCGATGATCGCCCGTCATGCGCTGGGATGA
- a CDS encoding carboxypeptidase M32 translates to MTSAHSNTSAYDHLRALFSRLSRFGHLSAIAGWDMQTMMPPGGSKARSEALAELSVLQHQILTAQSTGALLDRAQQETLDELDRANLREMRRQYEDAVLLPASLVEAKSLAGARCEHAWRAQRPANDWDGFADNLREVVKLSREEAQIRAQAAGTSRYDALLNLYEPGMRSSDLDRIFGDLKTWLPDLLQRVVAKQANEPCQAPQGPFNVDTQRQLSLSVMKLLGFNFDNGRVDVSAHPFCGGVPEDVRITTRYNEKEFLTALLGIVHETGHARYEQNLPCDLLGQPVALARSTAIHESQSLLFEMQLARGNEFLKILRPLVTAQFGEQPALEETNFIRLNQRVKPGLIRVDADEVSYPAHVILRYEIEKALIEGDIEVEDIPALWNEKMSAYLGLDTIGNYRNGCMQDIHWTDGAFGYFPTYTLGAMYAAQLFHSVRQALPSLNEDIAAGNLQPLFHWLQHNIWRHGSRFPTETLIANATGEALNPRYFRQHLENRYL, encoded by the coding sequence ATGACATCTGCACATTCCAACACGTCTGCTTACGATCACCTGCGCGCCCTGTTCAGCCGGTTGTCGCGTTTCGGCCACCTGTCCGCCATCGCCGGTTGGGACATGCAAACCATGATGCCACCGGGCGGCAGCAAGGCGCGCTCCGAAGCGCTGGCCGAGCTGAGCGTGCTGCAGCACCAGATTTTAACGGCACAAAGCACCGGCGCGCTGTTGGATCGCGCGCAGCAAGAGACGCTGGACGAACTCGACCGCGCCAACCTGCGCGAAATGCGCCGCCAATATGAAGACGCCGTGCTGCTGCCGGCGTCGCTGGTCGAGGCCAAGTCGCTCGCGGGTGCGCGCTGCGAACACGCCTGGCGCGCCCAGCGCCCAGCCAACGATTGGGACGGCTTCGCCGACAACCTGCGCGAGGTGGTCAAGCTCAGCCGGGAAGAGGCGCAGATCCGCGCGCAGGCGGCCGGCACAAGCCGCTATGATGCCCTGCTCAACCTGTATGAGCCGGGCATGCGCAGCAGCGATCTCGACCGCATCTTCGGCGATCTGAAAACCTGGCTGCCGGATCTGCTGCAGCGCGTGGTGGCCAAACAAGCTAATGAGCCCTGCCAGGCGCCACAAGGCCCGTTCAATGTGGACACCCAGCGTCAGCTGAGCCTGAGCGTGATGAAACTGCTCGGTTTCAACTTCGACAATGGCCGCGTCGACGTCAGCGCCCACCCGTTCTGCGGCGGCGTGCCGGAAGATGTACGCATCACTACGCGTTACAACGAGAAAGAGTTTCTGACCGCGCTGCTCGGCATCGTGCACGAGACCGGCCACGCCCGCTACGAGCAAAACCTGCCGTGCGATCTGCTTGGCCAGCCGGTCGCCCTGGCCCGTTCTACCGCTATCCACGAATCACAGAGCCTGCTGTTCGAAATGCAGCTGGCGCGCGGCAATGAATTCCTGAAAATCTTGCGTCCGTTAGTCACCGCGCAGTTTGGCGAACAGCCGGCGCTGGAAGAGACCAACTTCATTCGCCTCAACCAGCGCGTTAAACCGGGCCTGATCCGCGTCGACGCCGACGAAGTGAGCTATCCTGCTCACGTCATCCTGCGCTACGAAATTGAAAAAGCGCTGATCGAAGGCGATATCGAAGTGGAAGACATTCCGGCGCTGTGGAATGAGAAGATGAGTGCTTACCTCGGCCTCGACACCATCGGCAACTACCGCAACGGCTGCATGCAGGATATTCACTGGACCGACGGTGCCTTCGGCTACTTCCCGACTTACACCCTCGGCGCGATGTACGCCGCGCAGCTGTTCCACAGCGTGCGTCAGGCCCTGCCTTCGCTGAACGAAGATATCGCCGCCGGCAACCTGCAGCCGCTGTTCCACTGGCTGCAGCACAACATCTGGCGCCACGGCAGCCGTTTCCCGACCGAGACGCTGATCGCCAACGCAACCGGCGAAGCGCTCAACCCACGCTATTTCCGTCAGCATTTGGAAAACCGCTACCTGTAA
- the rstB gene encoding two-component system sensor histidine kinase RstB, with the protein MRKLFVQFFLLLFVCFLVMAMLVGLVYKVTAERAGRQSMDDLMKSSLYLMRSELREIPLKDWNKTIATLDLNLSFKLHIEPLGKQALSEDLKKRLRLGEIIALDDQYTFMQRIPRSHYVLVVGPIPYLFYLHQMRLLDLVLLVFIGMSLALPVFLWMRPHWQDLLKLENAAQRLGAGHLDERTHFDPTSSLSRLGVAFNQMADSVNTLIASKKQLIDGIAHELRTPLVRLRYRLEMSDNLSESEQQALNRDIGQLESLIDELLTYARLDRPQVALNIDPIDLPKWLEDKVDDIRLIHQERDIQLDIPHVGDFGGVDLRLMERVLDNLVNNALRYSEQRLRVGLWFDGDLACLQVEDDGPGIPPEERERVFEPFVRLDPSRDRATGGCGLGLAIVHSIAVAYQGQVFVEGSSLGGASFRFCWPVKPTFSLKADLA; encoded by the coding sequence ATGAGAAAACTTTTCGTCCAGTTCTTCCTGTTGCTGTTCGTCTGTTTTCTGGTGATGGCGATGCTGGTTGGCCTGGTGTACAAGGTGACCGCCGAGCGCGCCGGCCGCCAGTCGATGGACGATCTGATGAAAAGTTCGCTGTACCTGATGCGCAGCGAGCTGCGCGAAATCCCGTTGAAGGACTGGAACAAGACCATCGCCACGCTGGATCTCAATCTGTCGTTCAAACTGCATATCGAACCGCTCGGCAAACAGGCGCTAAGCGAGGATCTGAAAAAACGGCTGCGGCTGGGGGAAATCATCGCCCTCGACGATCAGTACACCTTTATGCAGCGCATTCCGCGCAGCCACTACGTGTTAGTGGTCGGCCCCATTCCTTATCTGTTCTACCTGCACCAGATGCGCCTGCTGGATCTGGTATTGCTGGTGTTTATCGGCATGTCGCTGGCGCTGCCGGTGTTTCTGTGGATGCGGCCGCACTGGCAAGACCTGCTAAAATTGGAAAACGCCGCCCAGCGGCTCGGCGCCGGGCATCTGGATGAGCGCACCCACTTCGATCCCACCTCCAGCCTGAGCCGGCTCGGCGTGGCGTTCAACCAGATGGCCGACAGCGTCAACACCCTGATCGCCAGCAAGAAACAGCTGATCGACGGCATCGCGCACGAGCTGCGAACGCCGCTGGTGCGCCTGCGTTACCGGCTCGAAATGAGCGATAATCTGTCCGAAAGCGAGCAGCAGGCGCTGAACCGCGATATCGGCCAGCTGGAGTCGCTGATCGACGAGCTGCTGACCTATGCCCGTTTGGACCGCCCGCAGGTTGCGTTAAACATTGACCCCATCGATCTGCCAAAATGGCTTGAGGACAAGGTCGATGATATCCGTCTTATTCATCAGGAACGTGACATCCAGCTCGATATCCCACACGTCGGCGACTTCGGCGGCGTCGATCTGCGCCTGATGGAGCGCGTGCTCGACAACCTGGTCAACAACGCGCTGCGCTATTCCGAACAGCGTCTGCGCGTCGGCCTGTGGTTTGACGGCGACCTCGCCTGCTTGCAGGTCGAAGACGACGGGCCGGGCATTCCGCCGGAAGAGCGTGAACGGGTGTTTGAACCTTTCGTCCGTCTCGACCCCAGCCGCGATCGCGCTACCGGCGGCTGCGGGTTGGGACTGGCCATCGTCCATTCCATCGCCGTCGCCTACCAGGGGCAGGTGTTCGTCGAAGGCAGTTCGCTCGGCGGCGCCAGTTTCCGTTTCTGCTGGCCGGTAAAGCCGACATTCAGTTTAAAAGCCGATCTGGCATAA
- the rstA gene encoding two-component system response regulator RstA — MHKIVFVEDDPEVGKLIAAYLGKHDIEVLIEPRGDSAQARIEREQPDLVLLDIMLPGKDGMTLCRDLRPTFPGPIVLLTSLDSDMNHILSLEMGANDYILKTTPPAVLLARLRLHLRQHSQQPKEESVQPLTQHNALHFGLLCIDPVNRQVTLGEETITLSTSDFDLLWELATHAGQIMDREALLQNLRGVSYDGMDRSIDVAISRLRRKLYDNALEPFRIKTVRNKGYLFAPNAWASVQQ; from the coding sequence ATGCATAAAATTGTTTTTGTGGAAGACGATCCTGAAGTCGGCAAGCTGATCGCCGCCTATCTGGGCAAACACGACATCGAGGTGCTGATCGAACCGCGCGGCGACAGCGCGCAGGCGCGCATTGAGCGCGAGCAACCCGATTTGGTGCTGCTGGACATCATGCTGCCCGGCAAAGACGGCATGACGCTGTGCCGCGATCTGCGCCCTACCTTCCCCGGCCCGATCGTGCTGCTCACCTCGCTCGACAGCGACATGAACCATATTCTGTCGCTGGAGATGGGCGCCAACGACTATATCCTGAAAACCACGCCGCCGGCGGTGTTGCTGGCCCGCCTGCGTTTGCACCTGCGCCAACACAGCCAGCAGCCGAAAGAAGAGTCGGTTCAGCCGCTCACCCAGCACAACGCGCTGCATTTCGGGCTGTTGTGCATCGATCCGGTCAACCGGCAGGTCACGCTGGGCGAAGAAACGATCACCCTGTCCACCTCGGATTTCGATTTGTTGTGGGAATTGGCGACCCACGCCGGGCAGATCATGGATCGTGAGGCGTTGCTGCAAAACCTGCGCGGCGTAAGCTATGACGGCATGGATCGCAGCATCGACGTGGCGATCTCCCGCCTGCGCCGCAAGCTGTACGATAACGCGCTGGAACCGTTCCGCATCAAGACCGTGCGCAATAAAGGCTATCTGTTCGCCCCTAACGCCTGGGCATCGGTGCAACAATGA
- the folM gene encoding dihydromonapterin reductase translates to MEHPNSAPVLITGGARRIGLALARAFLQRGVPVIIAYRSEYPAMTELKALGASCIQGDFSTHEGIYRFADQVRQVAPKLRAVIHNASAWQAESAEVPPEQVMAAMLQIHVYTPYLLNQLLESCLTGQGQAGADIIHLTDYVVEKGSDKHIAYAASKAALDNMTRSFARKLAPEVKVNAIAPALIIFNPGDDEAYRQQALAKSLMKVAPGESEVVNLVNYLLESRYVTGRTHGVDGGRPLR, encoded by the coding sequence ATGGAACACCCCAACTCTGCCCCGGTGCTGATTACCGGCGGCGCGCGGCGCATCGGGCTGGCGCTCGCCAGAGCGTTTCTCCAGCGCGGCGTTCCCGTCATCATCGCCTATCGCAGCGAATATCCGGCGATGACCGAGTTGAAAGCCTTGGGCGCCAGTTGTATTCAAGGCGATTTTTCCACGCACGAAGGTATCTACCGTTTCGCCGACCAGGTGCGGCAGGTGGCGCCCAAATTGCGCGCGGTGATCCACAACGCCAGCGCCTGGCAGGCCGAGTCGGCGGAAGTGCCGCCGGAGCAAGTGATGGCGGCGATGCTGCAAATTCACGTCTATACGCCCTATTTGCTCAACCAACTGCTCGAGTCTTGCCTGACCGGCCAGGGCCAGGCAGGCGCTGACATTATCCATCTGACCGACTACGTGGTGGAAAAAGGCAGCGACAAACATATCGCCTACGCCGCCAGCAAGGCCGCGCTGGACAATATGACCCGATCGTTCGCCCGCAAGCTGGCGCCGGAGGTGAAGGTCAACGCCATCGCGCCGGCGCTGATCATCTTCAATCCGGGCGACGATGAAGCCTACCGCCAACAAGCGCTGGCGAAATCGCTGATGAAGGTCGCGCCGGGCGAGAGCGAAGTGGTCAATCTGGTGAACTACCTGCTGGAGAGCCGTTACGTGACCGGCCGCACCCACGGCGTCGACGGCGGGCGGCCGCTGCGCTGA
- a CDS encoding pyridoxamine 5'-phosphate oxidase family protein, translating to MNELNDEMKKMLAKQLPVQATSSPNGVPDIGPKRSLRLYDDRTLIYNENTGGQTLKNIKAGSKMAVVIIDREALDGYRFVGTPELFLAGKPFDDALTFAEKNGMKPPKYAVLIHIDSIYTLRSGPNAGTQL from the coding sequence ATGAATGAATTGAATGACGAGATGAAGAAGATGCTGGCTAAACAGCTGCCTGTGCAGGCGACCAGCAGCCCGAACGGCGTTCCCGATATCGGCCCCAAGCGCTCTTTGCGCCTCTATGATGACCGTACGCTGATTTACAACGAAAATACCGGTGGCCAAACGCTGAAAAACATCAAGGCCGGCTCGAAAATGGCCGTGGTGATCATCGATCGCGAGGCGCTGGACGGTTACCGCTTCGTTGGCACGCCCGAACTGTTTCTGGCGGGCAAGCCGTTTGACGATGCATTGACGTTTGCGGAAAAAAATGGGATGAAGCCGCCGAAGTACGCGGTGTTAATTCATATAGACAGTATTTATACCCTGCGCTCCGGCCCGAATGCCGGGACCCAGCTCTAG
- a CDS encoding amino acid permease: MEKKLGLTALTALVLSSMLGAGVFSLPQNMAQVASPAALLLGWGITGVGILFLAFAMLLLTRLRPDLDGGIFTYAKEGFGELVGFCSAWGYWLCAVIANVSYLVIVFAALSIFTDRGGNVILGDGNTWQALIAESALLWIVHALVLRGVQTAASINLAATLAKLLPLGMFAVLAAIAFKMDVFTLDFNGIALGKPVWEQVKDTMLITLWVFIGVEGAVVVSARARNKKDVGRATMLAVLSALAVYLMVTLLSLGVVPRSELAEMRNPSMAVLMVELIGPWGDVLIAAGLIVSVCGAYLSWTIMAAEVPLLAAQHGAFPRVFGKQNRHHAPSSSLWLTNIAVQLALVLIWLTGSNYNSLLTIASEMILVPYFLVGAFLFKVAYRRRDKRLIFAATGACVYGLWLLYASGLMHLLMSVLLYAPGLLVFMYARRGHRDINLLNRLEKSSIFLLLVATLPAGWFMLH, encoded by the coding sequence TTGGAAAAAAAACTCGGTCTTACCGCGCTAACCGCTTTGGTGCTCAGCTCGATGCTGGGCGCCGGCGTGTTCAGTCTGCCGCAAAACATGGCGCAGGTCGCCAGCCCCGCCGCGCTGCTGCTGGGTTGGGGGATCACCGGCGTCGGCATTCTGTTTTTGGCATTCGCCATGCTGTTGCTTACGCGTTTGCGTCCGGATCTGGACGGCGGCATCTTCACCTACGCCAAAGAAGGATTCGGCGAACTGGTGGGCTTCTGCTCCGCCTGGGGTTACTGGCTGTGCGCCGTGATCGCCAACGTCTCGTATCTGGTGATCGTGTTCGCGGCGCTGAGCATTTTTACCGATCGCGGCGGCAACGTTATCCTCGGTGACGGCAATACCTGGCAGGCGCTGATCGCCGAATCCGCCCTGCTGTGGATCGTGCACGCGCTGGTGCTGCGCGGCGTGCAAACCGCCGCCAGCATCAATCTGGCGGCCACCCTCGCCAAACTGTTGCCGCTGGGGATGTTCGCCGTTCTGGCGGCGATTGCCTTTAAAATGGACGTGTTCACACTGGATTTCAACGGCATCGCCCTCGGTAAACCGGTGTGGGAACAGGTCAAGGACACCATGCTGATCACCCTGTGGGTGTTTATCGGCGTGGAGGGCGCGGTGGTGGTTTCCGCCCGCGCCCGCAATAAGAAAGACGTGGGCCGCGCCACTATGCTGGCGGTGCTGTCGGCGCTGGCGGTGTATCTGATGGTCACGCTGCTGTCGCTGGGCGTGGTGCCGCGCAGCGAACTGGCCGAGATGCGCAATCCGTCAATGGCGGTGCTGATGGTAGAACTGATCGGCCCGTGGGGAGACGTGCTCATCGCCGCCGGCCTGATCGTTTCCGTGTGCGGGGCCTACCTGAGCTGGACCATCATGGCGGCGGAAGTGCCGCTGCTGGCCGCGCAGCACGGCGCGTTTCCGCGCGTGTTCGGCAAGCAGAACCGCCATCACGCCCCGTCCTCTTCGCTGTGGCTGACCAACATCGCGGTGCAACTGGCGCTGGTGCTGATCTGGCTGACCGGCAGCAACTACAACTCGCTGTTGACCATCGCGTCAGAGATGATCCTGGTGCCTTACTTCCTGGTCGGCGCGTTTCTGTTCAAGGTGGCTTACCGCCGCCGCGACAAACGCCTGATCTTCGCCGCCACCGGCGCCTGCGTCTATGGCCTGTGGCTGCTGTATGCTTCCGGGCTGATGCACTTGCTGATGTCGGTGCTTCTGTATGCGCCAGGGCTGTTGGTGTTCATGTATGCCCGCCGCGGCCATCGAGATATCAATCTGCTCAATCGCCTGGAAAAAAGCAGCATCTTCTTGCTGCTGGTGGCCACGCTGCCTGCCGGCTGGTTTATGTTGCACTAA
- the ydgH gene encoding DUF1471 family protein YdgH has product MKLKTTIIASALLSLTALSAHAAQELTPEKAAALKPFDRITITGRFNAINEAVDAVSRRADKLGADSFYIQDSNNSNNGGNWRVTADLYHKDAPEVSKTPKYRVFNGVNELPKEEAYLLEPYDTVSVSGFYRSQPDINDAISKEAKKKGAASFFIVRQVDANSGGNQFVTAYIYKADAPKRRVQSPDAIPADSDAGRAALAAGGAAAAKVEIPGVASSGSPSREVGRFFETQSSTGQRYTVTLPNGTKIQEVNNVTAAQMVPFDSVTFTGHFNSMTDVSTEVAKRAAEKGAKYYHVTRQWQNKSGGNLTVSADLFK; this is encoded by the coding sequence ATGAAGCTGAAGACCACGATCATCGCGTCAGCCTTGTTATCACTCACCGCGCTGTCTGCTCATGCGGCGCAAGAGTTAACTCCTGAGAAAGCAGCGGCGCTGAAGCCGTTTGATCGCATCACGATTACCGGCCGCTTCAATGCCATCAATGAAGCCGTCGACGCCGTATCCCGCCGTGCAGACAAACTGGGTGCCGATTCCTTCTATATCCAGGACAGCAACAACAGCAACAACGGCGGCAACTGGCGCGTCACCGCAGACCTTTATCATAAAGATGCGCCAGAAGTGAGCAAAACACCAAAATACCGCGTATTTAACGGCGTGAACGAACTGCCTAAAGAGGAAGCCTACCTGCTGGAGCCTTACGATACCGTGAGCGTCAGCGGCTTCTACCGCAGCCAGCCGGACATCAACGACGCCATCTCCAAAGAAGCGAAGAAAAAAGGCGCCGCTTCGTTCTTCATCGTGCGCCAGGTTGACGCCAACTCCGGCGGCAACCAGTTCGTCACCGCCTATATCTATAAGGCCGATGCGCCGAAACGCCGCGTGCAGAGCCCGGACGCCATTCCGGCCGATTCTGACGCCGGCCGCGCCGCCCTGGCCGCCGGCGGCGCCGCAGCCGCGAAAGTCGAAATTCCTGGCGTCGCGTCTTCCGGTTCGCCAAGCCGCGAAGTGGGCCGTTTCTTCGAAACCCAGTCCTCTACCGGCCAACGCTATACCGTCACGCTGCCTAACGGCACCAAGATCCAGGAAGTGAACAACGTGACCGCCGCGCAGATGGTGCCGTTCGATTCCGTCACCTTCACCGGCCACTTCAACAGCATGACCGATGTCTCCACCGAAGTGGCGAAACGCGCGGCCGAGAAAGGCGCCAAGTACTATCACGTCACCCGCCAGTGGCAGAACAAGAGCGGCGGCAACCTGACCGTCAGCGCCGATCTGTTCAAATAA
- the pntA gene encoding Re/Si-specific NAD(P)(+) transhydrogenase subunit alpha — translation MRIGVPRERLANEARVAATPKTVEQLLKLGFTVAIERGAGKLASFEDVAYEAAGAALVDESEVWQSDLILKVNAPQDDEIALMREGSTLVSFIWPAQNPELMAKLAARNVTALAMDSVPRISRAQSMDALSSMANIAGYRAIVEAAHEFGRFFTGQITAAGKVPPAKVMIIGAGVAGLAAIGAAGSLGAIVRAFDTRPEVKEQVQSMGAEFLELDFEEEAGSGDGYAKVMSEAFIKAEMALFAAQAAEVDIIVTTALIPGKPAPKLITKEMVASMKPGSVIVDLAAQTGGNCELTVADTITVTDNGVKIIGYTDLPSRLPTQSSQLYGTNLVNLLKLLSKEKNGEIDIDFDDTVIRGVTVVRSGEITWPAPPIQVSAQPKAAPAAAPAAKPEAKPTSPWLKYGLMALAILLFGWLADAAPKEFLSHFTVFALACVVGYYVVWNVSHALHTPLMSVTNAISGIIVVGALLQIGHGGWVSFLSFIAVLIASINIFGGFTVTQRMLKMFRKN, via the coding sequence ATGCGTATTGGTGTACCAAGAGAGCGGTTGGCCAATGAAGCCCGGGTCGCAGCCACGCCGAAAACGGTGGAACAACTGCTGAAGCTGGGTTTTACCGTCGCGATTGAACGCGGGGCGGGCAAACTGGCCAGTTTTGAGGACGTCGCCTATGAAGCCGCCGGCGCGGCGCTGGTCGACGAAAGCGAAGTGTGGCAGTCGGATCTGATCCTGAAAGTCAACGCGCCGCAAGACGACGAGATCGCCTTGATGCGTGAAGGCAGCACGCTGGTCAGCTTTATCTGGCCGGCGCAAAACCCCGAATTGATGGCCAAGCTGGCGGCGCGCAACGTCACCGCGCTGGCGATGGACTCGGTGCCGCGCATCTCGCGCGCCCAGTCGATGGACGCGCTGAGCTCGATGGCCAACATCGCCGGCTACCGCGCGATCGTCGAAGCGGCGCATGAGTTCGGCCGTTTCTTCACCGGCCAGATCACCGCCGCCGGCAAAGTGCCTCCGGCCAAGGTGATGATCATCGGCGCCGGCGTGGCCGGCCTGGCGGCGATCGGCGCCGCGGGCAGCCTCGGCGCCATCGTGCGCGCCTTCGACACCCGCCCGGAAGTGAAAGAGCAGGTGCAGAGCATGGGGGCGGAGTTCCTCGAGCTGGATTTTGAAGAGGAAGCGGGCAGCGGCGACGGCTACGCCAAAGTGATGTCCGAAGCCTTTATCAAGGCCGAGATGGCGCTGTTCGCCGCGCAGGCGGCGGAGGTTGACATCATCGTCACCACCGCGCTGATCCCGGGTAAACCGGCGCCGAAGCTGATCACCAAAGAGATGGTGGCGTCGATGAAGCCGGGCAGCGTGATCGTCGATTTGGCGGCGCAAACCGGCGGCAACTGCGAACTGACCGTGGCCGACACCATTACCGTGACCGACAACGGCGTGAAAATCATCGGCTATACCGATCTGCCGAGCCGCTTGCCGACCCAATCTTCGCAGCTGTACGGCACCAACCTGGTCAACCTGCTGAAGCTGCTGTCGAAAGAGAAAAACGGCGAGATTGACATCGATTTCGACGATACGGTGATCCGCGGCGTTACCGTGGTGCGCAGCGGTGAAATCACCTGGCCGGCGCCGCCGATCCAGGTCTCAGCCCAACCGAAAGCGGCGCCCGCCGCCGCACCGGCCGCCAAACCTGAAGCTAAACCGACCTCGCCGTGGCTGAAGTATGGCCTGATGGCCCTGGCGATCCTGCTGTTCGGCTGGCTGGCGGACGCGGCGCCGAAAGAGTTCCTGTCGCACTTTACCGTGTTCGCGCTGGCCTGCGTGGTCGGTTACTACGTGGTCTGGAACGTCAGCCACGCGCTGCATACCCCGCTGATGTCGGTTACCAACGCGATCTCAGGGATTATCGTGGTCGGTGCGCTGCTGCAGATCGGCCATGGCGGCTGGGTGAGTTTCCTCTCCTTTATCGCCGTGCTGATCGCCAGCATCAATATTTTCGGTGGGTTCACCGTCACTCAGCGCATGCTGAAGATGTTCCGCAAGAACTAA